In one window of Venenivibrio stagnispumantis DNA:
- a CDS encoding type II toxin-antitoxin system PemK/MazF family toxin translates to MERFIKGDIVVVPFPFSDLTQFKKRPALVIANLEGEDLILCQITSKYKKDKYAINLTQSDFTEGNLKVDSYIRPNKIFTTHKDLILYKVGHIKEEKIYEVLEKLEEILKS, encoded by the coding sequence TTGGAAAGATTTATAAAAGGAGATATAGTTGTAGTTCCTTTCCCATTTTCAGATTTAACTCAATTTAAAAAGAGACCGGCTCTTGTAATTGCAAATTTAGAAGGGGAAGATTTAATTTTATGTCAAATAACCAGTAAATATAAAAAGGATAAATATGCTATAAATTTAACCCAATCAGATTTTACAGAAGGAAACCTAAAAGTTGATAGCTACATTAGACCAAATAAAATTTTTACAACTCATAAAGATTTAATTCTCTATAAAGTAGGACATATAAAAGAAGAAAAAATATATGAAGTTTTAGAAAAATTAGAGGAAATTTTAAAAAGCTAA
- a CDS encoding PhoH family protein, producing the protein MLNILKLEIEIPVEAFFNVVGSKDENLKYFSEIFNLDIFARGTSIIASGEEKNLERFEEFMQKISSYFEVGHVLSPQDVRNLAVGFKVEKEEKYPETGDVILFSYRKKPIMAKTPTQKLYVQTIKENDITFGVGPAGTGKTYLAMAVAVAYLKQQKVNRIILTRPAVEAGEKLGFLPGSLEEKVDPYLRPLYDALYDMVDPDKVVSMIEKKVVEVAPLAFMRGRTLNDAFIILDEAQNTTKEQMKMLLTRIGFGSKVVITGDITQIDLPKTAESGLIEAIKVLQNVKGIGFVQFSDKDVVRHPIVQRIIQAYDRYEQTKAGKNE; encoded by the coding sequence GTGCTGAATATTTTAAAGTTAGAAATTGAAATTCCGGTTGAAGCATTTTTTAATGTTGTAGGTTCAAAAGATGAAAATCTAAAATATTTTTCTGAGATTTTTAATTTGGATATTTTTGCAAGAGGAACATCTATTATTGCATCCGGTGAAGAAAAAAATTTAGAACGATTTGAAGAATTTATGCAAAAAATCTCTTCTTATTTTGAAGTAGGGCATGTATTATCACCACAGGATGTTAGAAATCTTGCAGTAGGCTTTAAGGTAGAAAAAGAAGAAAAATATCCGGAAACAGGAGATGTTATTTTATTTTCTTACAGAAAAAAGCCTATAATGGCAAAAACACCAACACAAAAATTATATGTCCAAACAATAAAAGAAAATGATATAACCTTTGGAGTAGGACCTGCCGGAACAGGAAAAACATATCTTGCAATGGCAGTAGCAGTAGCTTATCTAAAACAGCAAAAAGTAAATAGAATAATCCTTACAAGACCGGCAGTAGAAGCCGGAGAAAAACTTGGATTTTTACCCGGTTCATTGGAAGAAAAAGTTGACCCATATTTAAGACCTTTATATGATGCTTTATATGATATGGTTGACCCTGATAAGGTTGTCAGTATGATTGAAAAAAAGGTTGTAGAAGTAGCACCGCTTGCATTTATGAGAGGAAGAACATTAAACGATGCATTTATAATCCTTGATGAAGCCCAAAACACAACAAAAGAACAGATGAAAATGCTTCTTACAAGAATAGGCTTTGGCTCAAAAGTAGTTATTACCGGAGATATAACCCAGATAGATTTACCTAAAACAGCCGAATCCGGATTAATAGAAGCCATAAAAGTTTTACAAAATGTAAAAGGAATAGGATTTGTCCAATTTTCAGATAAAGATGTAGTAAGACACCCAATTGTCCAAAGAATAATACAGGCTTATGATAGATACGAACAAACCAAAGCAGGTAAAAATGAATAA
- a CDS encoding tetratricopeptide repeat protein, with amino-acid sequence MYWLNRFIFFTLIVVFKIFAEEVVNLPSTYIPIEIISEKYEEKPRLNPPSTLNLIPLNQNLDISKKINKPKPINASPMIITFEKPKVILGLPLSNALLSDAIDYYLKGDYIFSKVSLQNFISKYKDDKNIPYAYFLLGLNSFKLKEYKKSAEYFEISCNLGFKKEACINAVFMHIYNGDFDKIKNIDIDDANIKFFKTIAENKKPNCEDVDLSFIDYCKDMQSYYAFLQKDYKNALQISKSTEEGYIIRGFSYLYLSEFNLAEKEFKDYLNTYGYINGYSNLAIYGLGLIDLNKNDLESLKEKAQILETRDEELSQYLYIQYAYKLNNMEEAFYYYQKAISLQGDFKEIIKQNIGIIAYNMKNYDYSQKIFESMEENPKMLLYAGYSAINRNDLKSAEKYFSKLYQISTDKDIQKEALLYLADIYYLRNEDNNYVDVVSKLRDYDEKEALNLLGWFFFKNKDYKNAFKAFQDNYMKAVSAYNTGDLKTAEDLIKNMSDDKTLFFLSYIYLRKGEIDKARETLAKIKDKDIKIKADYLYAYTYFANGDYETAISEFNKFLKKYKNKDNEYTKKAILRIADSYYNIGEVEKARQIYNDFIKKYSNTKESIDAAYQLVILETKEATGDAKKQIEDFIQKYPDYPLTPILKIQLAQIYTEEGDYNQAENILKEVINLNNNYSELASLKLAQLYYNEGKKEDAKSILEDYIKSGGKDYINEVKDLVAKIYEEEGNLDKALEIYNSMEDTDENKFKIANILLKKGDYEKAKEIFSYLYDKYPEKRKDIAYYLANINYMLKNYDEALKYIDEAKQSQDYLTAAESYYLEGMIYKESDKNKALNAFLNLIYLYPQAKEVVAKARIEASDILKEKGKKKDASCILKPLLQENDINILNQVKERLENLPACY; translated from the coding sequence ATGTATTGGTTAAATAGATTTATCTTTTTTACATTAATAGTAGTATTTAAGATTTTTGCAGAAGAAGTGGTAAATCTACCTTCAACTTATATACCTATTGAGATTATCTCGGAAAAATATGAGGAAAAACCAAGGCTAAATCCGCCATCTACTCTTAATTTGATACCTTTAAACCAAAATTTAGATATATCAAAAAAAATAAATAAACCAAAACCTATAAACGCTTCCCCGATGATAATAACCTTTGAAAAACCAAAGGTAATTTTAGGACTACCTTTATCTAATGCATTACTTTCAGATGCTATAGATTATTATCTAAAAGGAGATTATATATTCAGCAAAGTAAGCCTGCAAAATTTTATATCAAAATATAAAGATGATAAAAATATTCCTTATGCCTACTTTTTACTTGGACTGAACTCCTTTAAATTAAAAGAATATAAAAAATCAGCAGAATATTTTGAAATTTCCTGTAATCTTGGATTTAAAAAAGAAGCCTGTATAAATGCTGTATTTATGCATATTTACAATGGAGATTTTGATAAAATCAAAAATATAGATATAGATGATGCTAATATAAAATTTTTCAAAACAATAGCAGAAAACAAAAAACCAAATTGTGAAGATGTTGATTTATCATTTATAGATTATTGTAAAGATATGCAAAGTTATTATGCATTCTTACAGAAAGATTATAAAAATGCTTTACAAATAAGCAAATCTACTGAAGAAGGCTATATAATAAGAGGATTTTCTTATCTTTATCTTTCTGAGTTTAACTTGGCAGAGAAAGAATTCAAAGATTATTTAAATACTTATGGATACATAAATGGATATTCTAATTTAGCAATATATGGTCTTGGATTGATAGATTTAAATAAAAATGATTTAGAAAGCCTAAAAGAAAAAGCTCAAATTTTGGAAACAAGGGATGAAGAACTGTCTCAGTATTTGTATATTCAGTATGCTTATAAACTAAATAATATGGAAGAGGCATTTTATTATTACCAAAAAGCTATATCTTTGCAAGGAGATTTTAAAGAGATAATAAAACAAAATATAGGTATTATTGCTTATAATATGAAAAATTATGATTATTCACAAAAGATATTTGAATCTATGGAAGAAAATCCGAAGATGCTTTTATATGCCGGATACAGTGCAATAAATAGAAATGATTTAAAATCTGCAGAAAAATATTTTTCAAAACTTTATCAAATCTCTACGGATAAAGATATACAAAAAGAAGCTCTCTTATATCTTGCCGATATATATTATCTAAGAAATGAGGATAATAATTATGTTGATGTAGTATCAAAATTAAGAGATTATGATGAAAAAGAAGCCCTTAATCTGCTTGGATGGTTTTTCTTTAAAAATAAAGATTATAAAAATGCATTTAAAGCATTTCAGGATAATTATATGAAAGCAGTTTCTGCTTACAATACAGGAGATTTAAAAACTGCTGAAGATTTAATAAAAAATATGTCGGATGATAAAACATTATTCTTTTTAAGTTATATCTATTTAAGAAAAGGAGAAATAGATAAAGCAAGGGAAACCTTAGCTAAAATTAAGGATAAAGATATAAAAATAAAGGCAGATTATCTTTATGCTTATACATATTTTGCAAATGGAGATTATGAAACAGCTATCTCTGAGTTTAATAAATTTTTGAAAAAATATAAAAATAAAGATAATGAATATACAAAAAAAGCTATTTTAAGAATAGCAGATAGCTATTATAATATTGGAGAAGTGGAAAAAGCCCGTCAAATTTATAATGATTTTATAAAAAAATACAGCAATACAAAAGAAAGTATAGATGCAGCATATCAGCTTGTTATACTTGAAACAAAAGAAGCCACAGGCGATGCAAAAAAACAGATTGAGGACTTCATCCAAAAATATCCGGATTATCCACTTACTCCGATTTTAAAAATTCAGCTTGCCCAAATTTATACAGAAGAAGGGGATTATAACCAAGCAGAAAATATACTAAAAGAAGTTATAAATCTAAATAACAACTATTCAGAACTTGCTTCTCTTAAATTGGCTCAGCTTTATTATAATGAAGGTAAAAAAGAAGATGCTAAAAGTATACTTGAAGATTATATAAAATCCGGTGGAAAAGATTATATAAATGAAGTAAAAGATTTAGTTGCAAAAATTTATGAAGAAGAAGGAAATCTAGATAAAGCCTTAGAGATTTATAATAGTATGGAAGATACAGATGAAAACAAATTTAAAATAGCAAATATACTACTTAAAAAAGGAGATTATGAAAAAGCAAAAGAGATATTTAGCTATCTTTATGATAAATATCCGGAAAAAAGAAAGGATATAGCATATTATCTTGCAAATATTAATTATATGTTGAAAAATTATGATGAAGCATTAAAATATATAGATGAAGCAAAACAATCACAAGATTATTTAACGGCAGCAGAAAGCTATTATTTAGAAGGGATGATTTATAAAGAAAGTGATAAAAATAAAGCATTAAATGCTTTCTTAAACCTTATTTATCTTTATCCACAGGCAAAAGAAGTAGTAGCAAAAGCAAGAATTGAAGCATCTGATATTTTAAAAGAAAAAGGAAAGAAAAAGGATGCATCTTGTATTTTAAAACCATTATTGCAAGAAAATGATATAAATATATTAAATCAAGTAAAAGAAAGGTTAGAAAATCTTCCGGCGTGCTACTGA
- the ybeY gene encoding rRNA maturation RNase YbeY, whose amino-acid sequence MNKILINKEIKDRKITKKFIKEAVFLILQNLNLDNVEISISLVDDETMRNLNREWRGKDKTTDVLSFPMEDEFGISKYRLLGDVIISLPYAEKQAKEIGYTIEEEIIRLLTHGILHLLGYDHETSEEDAKIMFDLQDKIFEKVVSVCRVPMKS is encoded by the coding sequence ATGAATAAAATATTGATTAATAAAGAGATAAAAGATAGAAAAATCACAAAAAAATTTATAAAAGAAGCAGTATTTCTTATTTTACAAAATCTAAATCTTGACAATGTAGAGATAAGTATATCATTGGTAGATGATGAAACAATGCGAAATCTAAATAGAGAATGGAGAGGAAAAGATAAAACCACCGATGTTCTTTCTTTTCCTATGGAAGATGAGTTTGGTATATCAAAATACAGATTACTGGGTGATGTTATTATATCTTTACCATATGCAGAAAAACAAGCAAAAGAAATAGGATATACAATAGAAGAGGAGATAATAAGATTATTAACCCATGGAATACTTCATCTTCTTGGCTATGACCACGAAACTTCGGAAGAAGATGCAAAAATAATGTTTGATTTACAGGATAAAATCTTTGAAAAGGTAGTTTCAGTTTGTAGGGTGCCTATGAAGAGTTGA
- the rimM gene encoding ribosome maturation factor RimM (Essential for efficient processing of 16S rRNA) — MVIIGKLHKAHGIKGNIKIEIYLQNFRLPDIVYIKEDNEFKPLQIEFLDRKTNLVKFKNIDTPEKAKELNQKYIYIEEDKLPKLKKDEFYHFQLIDCYVVLDDKIIGKVENIDDRTAQPLLIIKDGEKERILPFIKEFVKEIDIKNKKIYITPPEDWINL; from the coding sequence ATGGTAATAATAGGTAAATTACATAAAGCTCACGGTATAAAAGGAAATATAAAGATTGAGATATACCTGCAGAATTTTCGCTTACCTGATATTGTTTATATAAAAGAAGATAATGAGTTTAAACCTTTGCAGATAGAATTCTTAGATAGGAAAACTAATCTTGTAAAATTTAAAAATATAGACACACCGGAAAAGGCAAAAGAGTTAAATCAAAAATATATATACATAGAAGAAGATAAACTTCCAAAACTAAAAAAAGATGAGTTTTACCATTTTCAGCTTATAGATTGTTATGTGGTATTAGATGATAAGATTATCGGAAAGGTTGAAAATATAGATGATAGAACAGCCCAGCCACTTTTGATAATAAAAGATGGAGAAAAAGAAAGAATACTTCCTTTTATAAAGGAGTTTGTAAAAGAGATAGATATAAAAAATAAAAAAATATATATAACTCCACCGGAAGATTGGATAAATTTATAA